Proteins encoded within one genomic window of Mesorhizobium sp. AR10:
- a CDS encoding TetR/AcrR family transcriptional regulator: protein MPSDNNIEPPIKGAHASALPKAAEKILGVARDLFYRQGIRAIGVDEIVRRAGVTKPSLYRSFPSKDELAASYLRQYDLEFWDRFDEAVNAHPGDPRAQIHAFLTRVGKRTQKPDYRGCGMTNAAVEYPEHGHPARVVSEANKQELRRRLRAMAAAMGAGDADTLGDGLLLLIEGAYISGQLFGLGGPAQSVARNADLLIGASLKD from the coding sequence ATGCCATCGGACAATAATATTGAACCACCCATCAAGGGTGCTCACGCATCGGCTCTGCCAAAGGCTGCCGAGAAGATCCTCGGCGTGGCGCGCGACCTGTTCTACCGGCAAGGCATCAGGGCAATCGGCGTCGACGAGATTGTGCGGCGCGCAGGCGTCACCAAGCCCAGCCTCTACCGCAGCTTTCCTTCCAAGGACGAGTTGGCCGCATCCTATCTCCGGCAATACGACCTCGAATTCTGGGATCGCTTCGATGAGGCGGTGAATGCCCATCCGGGCGACCCGCGCGCGCAGATCCACGCTTTCCTGACCCGCGTCGGCAAGCGCACGCAAAAGCCCGACTATCGCGGCTGCGGCATGACCAACGCTGCCGTCGAGTATCCCGAACACGGCCACCCGGCCCGCGTCGTCAGCGAGGCCAACAAACAGGAATTGCGCCGCCGCTTGCGCGCCATGGCAGCGGCGATGGGCGCTGGCGACGCCGACACGCTCGGCGACGGGCTGCTGCTGTTGATCGAGGGCGCCTATATCAGTGGCCAGTTGTTCGGGTTGGGCGGCCCAGCACAATCGGTCGCCCGCAACGCAGATCTGCTGATCGGGGCGAGCCTGAAAGACTAG
- a CDS encoding MFS transporter, whose translation MIAQSRPFGQRYAFVVVGVIFLCLLIAAGLRSAPAVMMLPLEESFGWRRDVVSLAAAVGIFLYGLTGPFAAALMERIGLRRTLLASLVVMSGSTALSLLMTEPWHLLITWGVFSGIGSGAVATVLGATIVNRWFKTNRGLVMGLMSASSATGLLVFLPLLAALAQSGGWKPVAIAISVATACLLPLVWLLVPERPASIGMVRYGAEADDVPPVPPASQGNFLAHTLNTLRRAARTRVFWYLFATFFVCGFTTNGLVGTHLIAFCGDMGIGEIQAAGLLSMMGIFDLIGTTLSGWLTDRFDPRKLLGVYYAIRGLSLIYLPYSGFSATSLIIFAVLYGLDWIATVPPTLRLANEAFGDRSGPIVFGWIVAGHQVGAATAAFFGGTMRELQGNYELAFLIAGMTAIAAACISLLINTSRPAFDPEPQSA comes from the coding sequence ATGATAGCTCAATCCCGTCCGTTTGGCCAGCGCTACGCTTTCGTCGTGGTCGGCGTCATCTTCCTCTGCCTGCTGATCGCGGCGGGCCTGCGCTCGGCGCCCGCGGTCATGATGCTGCCTCTGGAAGAGAGTTTCGGCTGGCGCCGCGATGTCGTTTCGCTGGCTGCTGCCGTCGGCATCTTTCTCTACGGTCTGACCGGGCCGTTTGCTGCCGCACTGATGGAACGGATCGGGTTGCGCCGCACGCTGCTTGCCTCGCTCGTGGTAATGTCGGGCTCGACGGCGCTCAGCCTGTTGATGACCGAGCCCTGGCATCTGCTTATCACATGGGGTGTGTTTTCCGGCATCGGCTCGGGCGCGGTCGCCACCGTGCTCGGCGCCACCATCGTCAATCGCTGGTTCAAGACCAATCGCGGGCTGGTGATGGGGCTGATGTCGGCCTCCAGCGCCACTGGCTTGCTGGTGTTCCTGCCGCTGCTGGCCGCGCTCGCCCAGTCGGGTGGCTGGAAGCCGGTCGCCATCGCCATTTCGGTTGCCACCGCCTGCCTTCTGCCGCTGGTCTGGCTGCTGGTGCCTGAGCGCCCGGCCTCGATCGGCATGGTGCGCTACGGCGCCGAGGCTGACGACGTGCCGCCGGTGCCACCGGCATCGCAAGGCAATTTCCTCGCGCACACGCTCAACACGCTGCGACGCGCCGCTCGCACGCGGGTGTTCTGGTATCTGTTCGCCACTTTCTTCGTCTGTGGCTTTACCACCAATGGGCTGGTCGGCACGCATTTGATCGCCTTCTGCGGCGACATGGGCATCGGCGAGATTCAGGCGGCTGGGCTGCTGTCGATGATGGGCATCTTCGACCTGATCGGCACGACGCTGTCGGGCTGGCTCACCGACCGCTTCGATCCGCGCAAGCTGCTCGGCGTCTACTATGCGATCCGTGGCCTGTCGCTGATCTATCTGCCCTATTCCGGCTTCTCGGCGACCAGCCTGATCATCTTCGCCGTGCTCTATGGGCTCGACTGGATCGCCACCGTGCCGCCGACGCTGAGGCTGGCCAACGAGGCGTTCGGCGACCGCAGCGGGCCGATCGTCTTCGGCTGGATCGTCGCCGGCCATCAGGTGGGGGCGGCAACGGCGGCCTTCTTCGGCGGCACCATGCGCGAACTGCAAGGCAATTACGAACTGGCCTTCCTCATCGCCGGCATGACCGCGATTGCGGCCGCCTGCATCTCGCTGCTGATCAACACCAGCCGTCCGGCTTTCGATCCGGAGCCGCAGTCGGCGTAG
- a CDS encoding alkaline phosphatase D family protein: MNKISRRAFVTSASAVGLLGASGLALPYYSRANQRPAFTHGIQSGDVDATSGMVWTRTDRPSRVMFEVSSTESFANATRLAPLDTSPASDYTVKRLLTDLASDQDIFYRMTAADLADINAVSEPITGRFRTAPASKRDIRFAWSGDTAGQGWGIDDTGMKTYSTIGKHTPDFFLHSGDTIYADGPMKDEVDLPSGGKWKNTVLIDEKRKVAQTLDEYRAQWKYNLMDSHVRGLSAICPTFYQWDDHEVVNNWSDSKDLTADDRYSEKSIHVLAARAARAFHEMTTIRYEPSEPGRVYRKIAYGPLLDVFFLDMRSYRGANGPDMQDTMTPQSRILGEQQTKWLKRELANSNATWKIIAADMPLGLIVWNDGAKKVGAEAVSNGDNGPAKGRELEIADLLRYIKNAGIANTVWLTADVHYTAAHYYNPDKAQFQDFNPFWEFVSGPIHAGTFGPNDFDMTFGPELKFIKAPTAEQGQNLPPSAGLQFFGLVDINGASEQLTVRLMDRDDNELYKVTLDPVRSA, translated from the coding sequence ATGAACAAGATTTCCCGCCGCGCTTTTGTCACCTCCGCGAGCGCCGTTGGGCTGCTCGGCGCTTCGGGCCTGGCACTGCCCTATTACTCGCGCGCCAATCAGCGGCCGGCCTTCACCCATGGCATCCAGTCGGGCGACGTCGACGCCACCAGCGGCATGGTGTGGACGCGCACGGATCGGCCGTCACGGGTCATGTTCGAAGTGTCGTCGACGGAAAGTTTCGCCAATGCCACCCGGCTGGCGCCGCTCGATACGTCGCCGGCCAGCGACTACACGGTGAAGCGGCTGCTTACCGACCTCGCCTCCGACCAGGACATCTTCTACCGCATGACAGCGGCCGATCTTGCCGACATCAATGCCGTTTCCGAACCGATCACCGGCCGCTTCCGTACGGCGCCGGCATCCAAGCGCGACATCCGTTTCGCCTGGTCGGGCGATACCGCCGGTCAGGGTTGGGGCATCGACGATACCGGCATGAAGACCTACTCCACGATCGGCAAGCATACGCCCGACTTCTTCCTGCATTCGGGCGACACCATCTATGCCGACGGCCCGATGAAGGACGAGGTCGATCTGCCGAGCGGCGGCAAGTGGAAGAACACCGTCCTCATCGACGAAAAGCGAAAGGTTGCGCAGACGCTGGACGAATACCGGGCGCAGTGGAAATACAACCTGATGGACAGCCACGTGCGGGGGCTCAGCGCCATCTGCCCGACCTTCTACCAGTGGGACGACCATGAGGTGGTGAACAACTGGTCGGATTCAAAGGACCTGACCGCTGACGACCGCTACTCGGAAAAATCCATCCATGTGCTGGCGGCACGCGCGGCGCGCGCCTTCCATGAGATGACGACGATCCGCTACGAGCCGTCCGAACCCGGCCGCGTCTACCGAAAGATCGCCTATGGGCCGTTGCTCGACGTGTTCTTCCTCGACATGCGGTCCTATCGCGGCGCCAATGGCCCCGACATGCAGGATACGATGACGCCGCAATCGCGCATACTCGGCGAACAGCAGACGAAATGGCTGAAGCGCGAGCTGGCAAACTCCAACGCGACCTGGAAAATCATCGCCGCCGACATGCCGCTTGGCCTCATCGTCTGGAACGACGGCGCCAAGAAAGTTGGAGCCGAGGCGGTCAGCAATGGCGACAATGGCCCGGCAAAGGGACGCGAGCTCGAGATCGCGGATCTTCTGCGCTACATCAAGAATGCCGGCATCGCCAACACCGTCTGGCTCACCGCCGACGTGCACTACACGGCGGCGCATTACTACAACCCGGACAAGGCGCAGTTCCAGGATTTCAACCCGTTCTGGGAATTCGTCTCCGGCCCGATCCATGCCGGCACGTTCGGTCCCAACGATTTCGACATGACCTTCGGCCCGGAGCTGAAATTCATCAAGGCGCCGACCGCCGAGCAGGGGCAGAACCTGCCGCCGTCGGCCGGGCTGCAGTTTTTCGGCCTGGTCGACATCAACGGCGCCAGCGAACAGCTGACGGTGCGGCTGATGGATCGCGACGACAACGAGCTCTACAAGGTGACGCTCGATCCGGTGCGGTCGGCGTAA
- the typA gene encoding translational GTPase TypA: protein MKIRNIAIIAHVDHGKTTLVDQLLRQSGSFRDNQRVAERAMDSNDLEKERGITILAKATSVDWKDTRINIVDTPGHADFGGEVERILSMVDSAIVLVDAAEGPMPQTKFVVGKALKVGLKPIVVINKIDRPDARHVEVVNEVFDLFAALDATDEQLDFPILYGSGRDGWVSENPEGPKDQGLAPLFDLVIKHVPAPTVHPGPFRMIGTILEANPFLGRIITGRIESGTLKSNQPVKVLHHDGTLVETGRISKILAFRGLERQPIEEAQAGDIVAIAGLSKGTVADTFCDPAVTEPLHAQPIDPPTVTMSFLVNDSPLAGTEGDKVTSRVIRDRLLREAEGNVALKIEESPDKDSFFVSGRGELQLAVLIETMRREGFEIAVSRPRVVMQKGENGEMLEPVEEVVIDVDEEHAGIVVQKMSERKAEMVELRPSGGNRQRIVFHAPTRGLIGYQSELLTDTRGTAVMNRLFHAYEPYKGELPGRINGVLISNEQGEAVAYAMWNLEDRGPMVIDPGVKVYQGMIIGIHSRDNDLEVNVLKGKKLTNIRAAGKDEAVKLTPPIRMTLEKALAWIQDDELVEVTPKTIRLRKLYLDPNERKRFEKSAKVAGAA from the coding sequence ATGAAAATTCGTAATATCGCGATCATCGCGCACGTCGACCATGGAAAAACCACCCTCGTCGACCAGCTTTTGAGGCAATCCGGCTCTTTCCGCGACAATCAGCGCGTCGCCGAGCGCGCCATGGATTCGAACGACCTCGAAAAGGAACGCGGCATCACCATCCTGGCCAAGGCGACCTCGGTTGACTGGAAGGATACCCGCATCAACATCGTCGACACCCCCGGCCACGCCGATTTCGGCGGTGAGGTCGAGCGCATCCTGTCGATGGTGGATTCGGCCATTGTGCTGGTCGACGCCGCCGAAGGGCCGATGCCACAGACAAAATTCGTCGTCGGCAAGGCGCTCAAGGTCGGCCTGAAGCCGATCGTCGTCATCAACAAGATCGACCGGCCGGACGCCCGCCATGTCGAGGTGGTCAACGAAGTGTTCGACCTGTTTGCAGCACTTGATGCTACCGACGAACAGCTCGACTTCCCGATTCTCTACGGTTCAGGCCGCGATGGCTGGGTTTCCGAGAATCCCGAAGGCCCCAAGGACCAGGGCCTGGCGCCGCTGTTCGATCTCGTCATCAAGCATGTGCCCGCGCCGACCGTTCACCCCGGCCCGTTCCGCATGATCGGCACCATTCTTGAAGCCAATCCGTTCCTTGGCCGCATCATCACCGGCCGCATCGAATCCGGCACGTTGAAATCCAACCAGCCGGTCAAGGTGCTGCACCATGACGGCACGCTGGTCGAAACCGGCCGCATCTCCAAGATCCTCGCTTTCCGCGGCCTCGAGCGCCAGCCGATCGAAGAGGCGCAGGCGGGTGACATCGTCGCCATTGCCGGCCTGTCGAAAGGAACCGTCGCCGACACCTTCTGCGATCCGGCGGTGACCGAGCCGCTGCATGCGCAGCCGATCGATCCGCCGACCGTGACCATGTCCTTCCTCGTCAACGATAGTCCGCTGGCCGGCACGGAGGGCGACAAGGTGACCAGCCGCGTCATCCGCGACCGCCTGCTGCGCGAGGCCGAAGGCAATGTGGCGCTGAAGATCGAGGAATCGCCGGACAAGGATTCGTTCTTCGTCTCCGGCCGCGGCGAATTGCAGCTTGCCGTGCTGATCGAGACGATGCGCCGCGAAGGTTTTGAGATCGCCGTGTCGCGGCCACGTGTCGTCATGCAGAAGGGCGAAAACGGTGAAATGCTCGAGCCGGTCGAGGAAGTCGTCATCGACGTCGACGAGGAGCATGCTGGCATCGTCGTGCAGAAGATGTCGGAGCGCAAGGCCGAGATGGTCGAGTTGCGCCCGTCCGGCGGCAATCGCCAGCGCATCGTCTTCCACGCACCGACGCGCGGCCTGATCGGCTACCAGTCGGAACTGTTGACCGATACGCGCGGCACCGCCGTGATGAACCGGCTGTTCCATGCCTACGAGCCCTACAAGGGCGAATTGCCCGGCCGCATCAATGGCGTGCTGATCTCCAACGAGCAGGGTGAGGCGGTGGCCTACGCCATGTGGAACCTCGAAGACCGCGGCCCGATGGTCATCGACCCGGGCGTCAAGGTCTATCAGGGCATGATCATCGGCATCCATTCACGCGACAACGACCTCGAAGTGAACGTGCTGAAGGGCAAGAAGCTGACCAACATCCGCGCCGCCGGCAAGGACGAAGCGGTGAAGCTGACGCCGCCGATCCGCATGACGCTGGAGAAGGCTTTGGCCTGGATCCAGGACGACGAGTTGGTTGAGGTGACGCCGAAGACCATCCGCCTGCGCAAGCTTTATCTCGACCCGAACGAGCGCAAGCGCTTCGAGAAGTCGGCGAAAGTTGCCGGCGCGGCGTAA
- a CDS encoding DUF1062 domain-containing protein: MSGHLRIRWAIAAKTAPRPLINCNRCGGVKAYRCSWKFRVNANGKRIDVWLIYRCVDCDNSWNFGILERCNRRDIAPELLQALESNDPALARRHAFDVVALRNSVGRVEEFPEVAVHKQMLGDIEENMTALELQLALEMPTSLRLDRLLANELGVSRSRLQALEERRRLIIDPEGAKALRKPAREGTAIRIDLAGEPDREAIISAAGG, from the coding sequence ATGTCTGGACACCTGCGTATCCGCTGGGCGATCGCAGCCAAAACAGCGCCTCGACCTCTCATCAACTGCAATCGCTGCGGTGGCGTGAAGGCCTACCGCTGCAGCTGGAAATTCCGCGTCAACGCCAATGGCAAACGCATCGACGTGTGGCTGATCTACCGCTGCGTCGATTGCGACAACTCCTGGAACTTTGGCATTCTGGAACGCTGCAACCGCCGCGACATCGCGCCCGAATTGCTGCAAGCGCTGGAAAGCAATGACCCGGCGCTGGCGCGTCGTCATGCCTTCGATGTCGTTGCCCTACGAAACAGCGTTGGGCGCGTCGAAGAATTTCCCGAAGTCGCCGTTCACAAGCAGATGCTCGGCGACATCGAGGAAAACATGACCGCCCTGGAGCTTCAACTCGCACTCGAAATGCCGACATCGCTGCGGCTCGACCGGTTGCTTGCCAACGAACTCGGCGTCTCGCGATCGCGGCTTCAGGCGCTGGAGGAGCGGCGGCGGCTCATCATTGACCCGGAGGGAGCCAAAGCCTTGCGCAAGCCTGCCCGCGAGGGAACGGCGATCCGCATCGATCTGGCCGGCGAGCCCGATCGCGAAGCCATCATCTCGGCCGCCGGCGGATAA
- a CDS encoding LysE family translocator, whose amino-acid sequence MHVTSLLIFAAALFVAAGSPGPSIAALVARVIAKGFRDVFPFLLAMWIGEGIWLSLAVFGLAVVAQTFHFAFVVVKWVGVAYLAWLAWKMWTAPVEAGEGEMPREDSAVKLFFAGMAVTLGNPKIMMFYLALLPTIIDLAAVSVIGWVELTLTMAVVLIAIDLAWVLAASQARKLLKSKRAMKIANRISAGTMAGAAAAIAVRS is encoded by the coding sequence ATGCACGTCACTTCGCTTCTGATCTTCGCCGCAGCCCTTTTCGTTGCCGCCGGTTCGCCCGGCCCGTCGATCGCCGCACTTGTGGCGCGGGTGATCGCGAAGGGGTTTCGCGACGTGTTCCCGTTTCTGCTCGCCATGTGGATCGGCGAAGGCATCTGGCTGTCGCTGGCAGTGTTCGGGCTGGCGGTGGTGGCGCAGACCTTCCATTTCGCCTTCGTCGTGGTGAAGTGGGTCGGCGTCGCCTATCTCGCCTGGCTGGCCTGGAAGATGTGGACCGCCCCTGTCGAAGCGGGCGAGGGCGAGATGCCGCGTGAGGATTCAGCCGTCAAACTGTTCTTCGCCGGCATGGCGGTGACGCTCGGCAATCCCAAGATCATGATGTTCTATCTGGCGTTGCTGCCGACAATCATCGACCTCGCCGCAGTCAGCGTCATCGGCTGGGTCGAGCTGACGCTGACCATGGCGGTGGTTCTCATCGCCATCGATCTCGCCTGGGTGCTCGCCGCATCGCAGGCGCGCAAACTGTTGAAGAGCAAGCGGGCGATGAAGATCGCCAACCGCATCAGCGCCGGCACCATGGCCGGCGCCGCGGCCGCGATAGCGGTGCGGTCCTGA
- a CDS encoding peroxidase-related enzyme — protein MTGKISALDLAPAELSEATKAYFAKCEEKLGLVPNVLLAYAFDEKKLRAFTDTYNDLMLGDSGLSKLEREMIAVVVSSINHCYYCLTAHGAAVRQLSGDPALGEMMVMNFRAADLSARQTAMLEFAVKLTEQPAKIVEADRAALRQAGFSDRDIWDIASTAAFFNMSNRVAAAIDMRPNDEYHAMAR, from the coding sequence ATGACCGGCAAAATCAGCGCGCTTGACCTCGCACCCGCGGAGCTGAGCGAAGCGACAAAAGCCTATTTCGCCAAATGCGAGGAGAAGCTCGGCCTCGTCCCTAATGTGCTCCTGGCCTACGCCTTCGACGAGAAGAAACTGCGCGCCTTCACCGACACGTATAATGATTTGATGCTGGGCGACTCCGGCCTGTCGAAGCTCGAGCGCGAGATGATCGCTGTCGTCGTCTCCTCCATCAACCATTGCTACTATTGCCTGACCGCGCATGGCGCGGCGGTGCGCCAGCTTTCCGGCGACCCGGCCTTGGGCGAGATGATGGTGATGAATTTTCGCGCCGCCGACCTTTCCGCCAGACAGACAGCGATGCTCGAATTCGCGGTGAAGCTGACCGAACAGCCGGCAAAGATCGTCGAGGCCGACCGGGCGGCACTACGCCAGGCCGGCTTTTCCGACCGCGACATCTGGGACATCGCTTCGACCGCCGCCTTCTTCAACATGTCGAACCGGGTGGCGGCGGCAATCGACATGCGCCCGAACGATGAATACCACGCCATGGCGCGATAG